One Heyndrickxia oleronia genomic window, TACCACTGCAGCTTGTTGTACATTCGCAACATCTTGAGCATGAGGGTTACGAATAATGACATAAACAACTTCTCCAGGCTTATATGCTTGATTATTGTCCATTTTTTCACCTAACTTCTTTTAGAGTCACTGTCAGTATGCCTATAGAAGAGGAAATTATGTAATTATTTTTGCAGAATTTTGAATGGGAAAAAGTGAATCTAGCTCAATAAATAAAAGGATAATTTTTAGTTAGCTGCAGATGATATCAAGTAATGGAGGTGTTTTTTATGAGAAATAATCATAAACAAAAGCAAACCAAAATGAATAGCTCTGAGGGAGCAGGTTCTTTATATAATAAGCAGCATGCAGGAAACTTACCTGATTATGGTGGGAATATTGTAGACCCGAATGCAAAAGGGAATATATCTAAAGACTAGGAATGTCAATATGGTGTGATAAGGAGGTGTCTAAAAAATTAAGGGTTAGCCCCCTGATAGACACCTCACTTTTCGTTTGATCCTTATGTAAATGGAGGAATTATGAAATGAAAAATCAGCAGACTGTAAAAACTCTCAATAATTTTTTAAAAGGTCAATTTATGGGGATTCATGCTTATGAACAATATATCCAGAAAATAACCGATCAAGAAACAAAACAAAAGTTCCAAAGAATTCAACAAGAACTGAAAGATGATGCAGCAAAAGTGGCCGAAAGAATTCAAAACCTTGGCGGAACTCCGGTTCATGACGAAGGATTAGTGGGCTCTATACAGGGTTCTATACATAACTTAATGATTCCAGATCAATTAGATGGAATTGTAGAAGATGCTATTAAAGGAGAAAATATGGGAATTCATAAAACTGAAGAATTGATTCATGATGAATTAGATGAAGAAAGCTTGCGATTAATTAAAGAACTTTTAAATAAAGATAGGGAGCATATTCAGATGTTACAACATCTAAATCTATAAGATTTGTTAGAGGAGTTCTTGTTAGAAGGAGAGGCATGAAGAGAATATGTCGTTTTTCATTGGTATTGCTAGTGTGATTGTTCCAATCATTATGTACATACTGCAACATTACTGGAGAATGCTTCGTCTACTATTTAATAGTATAGCGTTATTATCTTTCCTTATATTTGGAAATATTGCTGCTTATTCAATCTTAAAAGTAATCAAAGACAAAACCGTTTTTATGACTACTATCCATTCCGTATTTCTAAATGTTTATTTCTTACTTACAGGTGCATATATTGGGGTTTATATTCTATACCAAGTATTGTTCCTCATCTTGAAGGAGCGAAGTAAAAGTAAGAGATTGTCTCCTAAATAAAAGAGCAAGTATATGAGGTGATAGAATGATGATTGTCCGTCTAGGTTATGTAGCAATGAGTATGGAATTAAAAAATGCTTCCCCATCAAAGACGATGACGTATGCACAATTTCAACGTATCCCTGATCGTGAAGCCGCCCTCCGAAAACTGGAACGTATCGCAAGCAAAAATTTAGAAAATACACTTAGGCTATTAAAGCATAATGCCGCATCTGACATTCATTTTTATCGACTAACCTCCC contains:
- a CDS encoding transposase, producing MSFFIGIASVIVPIIMYILQHYWRMLRLLFNSIALLSFLIFGNIAAYSILKVIKDKTVFMTTIHSVFLNVYFLLTGAYIGVYILYQVLFLILKERSKSKRLSPK
- a CDS encoding DUF2383 domain-containing protein; amino-acid sequence: MKNQQTVKTLNNFLKGQFMGIHAYEQYIQKITDQETKQKFQRIQQELKDDAAKVAERIQNLGGTPVHDEGLVGSIQGSIHNLMIPDQLDGIVEDAIKGENMGIHKTEELIHDELDEESLRLIKELLNKDREHIQMLQHLNL